CCTAAGGTTCACCACCCTGCTCACGATTTCACTTTCTCCAGCACCAAGGAGTTCTTTCAATTGTGTCACCACATCCTCATACTTCCTGATCAGTTCCAGCGTGTGAAAACCTGTAACCGCCTCCAACCTTCTCACACCGGAAGAAACGGATTCTTCCGACACTATCTTGAAGAGACCTATCTGTCCTGTGTTCCTCACGTGGGTTCCTCCACAGAGCTCTTTGCTCACACCTGGAACTTCCACCACTCTGACCACGTCACCGTATTTTTCCGTGAAGAGCGCTATGACACCAGACTCGATGGCTTCTTCATAGCTCGTGTATCTCACCTCAACGGGAATTGCCCGCATGATCCACTTGTTTACCAGGTTTTCTATCTTCTTTACCTCTTCCATTGAGAGTGCTTTGTAATGGGTAAAATCGAACCTCAACCTTTCAGGAGCAACAAGAGACCCAGCCTGCTTCACGTGTTCCCCAAGCACCTTTCTCAGGGCAGCGTGGAGCAGGTGCGTTGCCGTGTGGTTCCTCATGGTGGCTTCTCTTCTCTTCCTGTCCACCTTCAAAAGAATCCTCTGCCCCTTCCGAAGGATCCCCCTCAACACCTTGATCCTGTGGACGATTATACCTTCTGAGGCTTCAAAGACGTATTCTACTTCTCCCTCTCCGTTTTCCCACTCCATCACTCCCACGTCCGAGACTTGTCCACCTTTTTCCGCGTAGAAAGGTGTTCTGGAGAAAACCGCTTCTACTCTGTCTCCTTCCATCGCCTCTTCCAGTGGCTTATTTTCCTTCGCTATGAGAATCGTTTCCGCTTCGTTTTCAAGATGTTCGTATCCAGTGAACTCGGTCTTGAAGCCTTCTGGTAAACTTTCCAAGTATTCGTACCTCTTTGCGAACTCCACTTTCTCCATGGCTTCTCTTGACTTTCTCTGTTGTTCCTCCATGTACCTGTCGAAGTCCTTCACCTCAACTTCCACACCCTTTTCCCTCGCAATTTCCAGGGTGAGTTCGAGAGGAAGCCCGTACGTGTCGTAGAGTCTGAATGCATCCTGGGAGTTTATCCTTCCCTTCTTTTCCACCAGTTCGTCGAAGATCTTCATTCCCTGCCTTAGGGTCTTCAGAAACCTGTTTTCCTCGGAAGAAAGTACCTCTTTCACCATGTCTTTCCCGCGTGCGACCTCCGGGTATATCTTTCCCATCTTTTCCACGACAGCGTCGACTACTCTGTAAAGGAACGGCTCGTTCATGCCGAGAAGAATCCCGTGCCTCATTGCTCGCCTTATGATCCTTCGAAGGACATAGCCTCTTCCCTCGTTGGAGGGAAACACCCCTTCACTGATGAGAAAGGTGATGGCTCTGATGTGATCCGCTATGACTCTAATAGAGACGTCCTTTTCTTCATCGGTCTTGTATGAAACTCCGGTCAGCTCTTCTATGGTCTTTATTATCGGCTGGAACAGGTCTGTGTCGAAATTGCTGTAAACTCCCTGCATCATCGCACAGAATCTTTCGAGTCCGGCACCGGTGTCTATGTTTTTCCTCGGAAGAGGATGAAGTTTCCCATTTTCGTCCTGATAGTACTCCGTGAAGACGAGGTTCCATATCTCAACGAAACGCCCCTCAGAATTCGCGGGCGTGCACTTTTCTCCTTCGGGACAACCCTCTGAGTATCCGGTGTCGTAGAAGATTTCTGTGTCCGGCCCACACGGACCTGTCGGCCCTGCCGGTCCCCAGAAGTTGTCTTCTTTACCGAGTCTCAGAATTTTCTCTTCGGGAAGACCGACCTTTTCGTTCCATATCCTGAAGGCTTCCTCGTCTTCCTCGTAGACGGAAACCCACAGTTTTTCCTCCGGAACACCGAGTACCTGTGTGACGAACTCCCAGGCCCATTCTATGGCCTCTTCTTTGAAGTAGTCACCAAACGAGAAATTCCCCAGCATTTCGAAGAAGGTGTGATGTCTCGGTGTTTTCCCCACGTTTTCTATGTCAACGGTTCTCAGACACTTCTGACAGGTTGCAACCCGGGTGTAAACAGGTTCCACCTTTCCCCAGAAGATAGGTTTGAAGGGAACCATTCCCGCCACTGTGAAAAGAAGCTGAGGGTCATCCGGTATGAGAGAAGCACTCGGCAGGATCCTGTGGCCTTTCCTTTCGAAGAACCTCAAAAAGGCCTCCCTTATCTCTTCGGAAGTCATGTACTTCATCTCACCACTCCTTCAAATATTTTGAATACAATGTAGCTAACGGGTGTAACAAAGAGCAGACCATCTATCCTGTCGAGCATCCCACCATGTCCCGGCAAAGTCTTTCCCGAATCTTTCACTCCGTAGTGTCTTTTCAAGGCAGATTCGAAGATGTCTCCAAAAGTGTCCATGACCGCCACCACGCCGGCAAAGGGAAGAAAAGTTCTGTAATCTATCACATTGACGGA
This is a stretch of genomic DNA from Thermotoga sp.. It encodes these proteins:
- the alaS gene encoding alanine--tRNA ligase translates to MKYMTSEEIREAFLRFFERKGHRILPSASLIPDDPQLLFTVAGMVPFKPIFWGKVEPVYTRVATCQKCLRTVDIENVGKTPRHHTFFEMLGNFSFGDYFKEEAIEWAWEFVTQVLGVPEEKLWVSVYEEDEEAFRIWNEKVGLPEEKILRLGKEDNFWGPAGPTGPCGPDTEIFYDTGYSEGCPEGEKCTPANSEGRFVEIWNLVFTEYYQDENGKLHPLPRKNIDTGAGLERFCAMMQGVYSNFDTDLFQPIIKTIEELTGVSYKTDEEKDVSIRVIADHIRAITFLISEGVFPSNEGRGYVLRRIIRRAMRHGILLGMNEPFLYRVVDAVVEKMGKIYPEVARGKDMVKEVLSSEENRFLKTLRQGMKIFDELVEKKGRINSQDAFRLYDTYGLPLELTLEIAREKGVEVEVKDFDRYMEEQQRKSREAMEKVEFAKRYEYLESLPEGFKTEFTGYEHLENEAETILIAKENKPLEEAMEGDRVEAVFSRTPFYAEKGGQVSDVGVMEWENGEGEVEYVFEASEGIIVHRIKVLRGILRKGQRILLKVDRKRREATMRNHTATHLLHAALRKVLGEHVKQAGSLVAPERLRFDFTHYKALSMEEVKKIENLVNKWIMRAIPVEVRYTSYEEAIESGVIALFTEKYGDVVRVVEVPGVSKELCGGTHVRNTGQIGLFKIVSEESVSSGVRRLEAVTGFHTLELIRKYEDVVTQLKELLGAGESEIVSRVVNLREKIKELERKLSRGKISEEKISERKLGDGTRVFYGVFEEVEPKHLGGIADNVLNREKSGVVIVFSRFENKVSLVVKVSSDLVEKYNASMIAKSIAKELGGSGGGRKNFAQAGGKHPEKLEDVLKRLEEFLR